A stretch of DNA from Gasterosteus aculeatus chromosome 7, fGasAcu3.hap1.1, whole genome shotgun sequence:
TTGCTATTAACTGAAGCCACGGGTCTTATGGGAaggacaacagactgaactaaGGAAGAAGTGGGAAGAAGGGAAAATACATGAATCAACTGATAagcaacatttgtttttgatttctttctttcttaattaaataaatagtgCTCTTTTCAGCCACGTTGAAAGTTCTTTTCAAACTTCTGGCTATTACTCAGAGTACAAAGATCCTTTGAGCACTattcaataaagaaaaatattttaactaCCTTAAATACATGGTggtttaaaatgaacacaagatCCATTGCAGGTGCATTTTAAAGGAACTTTTAAAGTgtcaaactattaaaaaaacacctaCGGAAAAAACTCTTAATCCTTAGGAAAGAGATTTTCTTGCATCTTGGCCGGATTCTAACCTCATTAAGTAAGAAGATGCAGATATTGAACCCTTCTTTCAATGACACATTAGCAAAGTCCATTTCTAATTCATTCTCACCAAGCAATAGGAAGCAGAGAAAAGGGGCCATTGAATACTGCAGCCCGGGCTTTTAGCGAACGTGCACTGTGGTCAAATTTGCAGCGTAGGAACTTATGTGGAATTTAATGCAACTCTTAATGTCTTAAAAGCATGTTCGACACAACACTTGTGAGAAGTGAGAGCTAAAGTTCTCAAATACAACTTCCTCCAATAGCCAGCCAACGGCGACTGTCCCATGCTCAAGCACAAGCTGAATGGCTGCTAAGGCGATGGGGAGGGGGCAAGAAGGCCTTTATGGTTACGGGCGAGAGGCAAAAGAAAGATGATGGAAGAAAGGagtaggagggagggggacgaaGTATCAAAACAGTATAGAAATGAAACGCTGGGGGCATTTATGTGCctttacatgaaaaaaaaagcaaggtaCAAATTAGGCCACACTCAATTAAGTCTGTGAGACCTGCGCTCGAGGGACTTTCAGCTCTTAGAGAGGTTGTTGGCGTACGATGAGTTAATGTTCTGTCAGGGTGGAGCGCATGCATACACCAGTTTGCCTTCTCTTTTCCATCACACGCGCACCATTGGGAGTGTGAAGCAAACTTAATCGGATAATGGCTCTTTTTAGCATTTTGataaatgagagagagagagagaaatgagacaTTGTCCCTAAAGGCCTTTAATGGAAGGAAGGATCCAAGGAAGTTTGGATCTGTGAATATCCAATAGGCGGATTTTTGCAAAACAACTTCTTCAAAAACAGCCAGCGTTGCCCGTGGTTGGCCCAAAGATCCTTTCTAACAACAACAAGTCCagacaataaatgtttttctcctATTTTTTCCCAATAttaagtgaaacaaaaaacagcagaacGAGCAAGGTTTAAGGAGTTGCCACAGACTTTCATGCCAACACTAATGGTTGGGATCCATCGTCTATAAAAGCATCCATGCTTGTTAAAGCGCCGGCTCGCTTGCCAAAACAAGCACAAGCTATAGATCCATGATATGCAAGGTCCAGcaaagatgaaaatgaaaaaaaacacgggtcaaatgattaaaaaagaGAGGAACTTCCAACACTTCCCACGCCATGTTTTTACGCGTACTTTTGTCCCTGTCTCTTTGCCTCTCATTTCTTTCGGTCTCATTCTCTCTTCagtgtgtctctctgctcctgAGGCGAGCGCTCGGTGGCAACTGTAGCGTGATCTAACGTGACCAAGTGGAACCTGTGAGTGCTCCGGAGAGGGCCGAGCAAACATCCTCTCGCTCACTGCCCTGCATgaccagtttaaaaaaagggataTTTATTCCCAATTAATTCAGCTCCACCACAGTGGCAGAGGAATAGAGATGATTAAGAAAGGTTAGAATGGCGATGGAGGATCTGTAAGCAAGTGGCACAGCATTGGAGATGTCTTGTCCACTCAGGTAAGTGGTGTGAtttacattttagaaaacaCTGTACTCCTCTTAGGAAAAATAACAAGTGAGACGGCTACCGAGAGAACAGTATTATTTGCAATTCATAGAGTCTTGGCAGCCAAAATGACAAAGCAGGAAAACAATGAGCAACAGAAttgatttccccttttctttgaaAACGGGCTTGAAACTTTAGCTGGAATTTGTTTTCGGCATTTGAGTAAATTCAACGAAATCTTACCAAACACCGTCCTCGCTGGAACTGATTCTTTATTAATCCAGAAAGAGACTTGGGCCAGGATGACGGTCATGATACAGGGAATATACGTCTGAATCAGGAAGAAGCCCattttcctctgcaggtggAAGTGGACCGTCATGATGACATATTCACCTGAGGGTAAACACCAAACATTTGTATTGCTATTGGTGTCATATCCCTGATTCATCAACACAACATTTGTACTTTTAATGTTTTgattaacatatatatatttttttaacattaaatatCTGGTAATGTATAATAGAGGATACTTATCCCAGagatacaaaaacacatcacacatcacATAAAATAAACCAATAACTGAGAAATGGTTTTATATCAATATAATTAGATACTGCACGTTGCAAAGCACAATCTCTCCTCACCTGTGTTGGACTTTAGTCTCTCACTTGACACCGTCTGACCGATGAGGTCGTACTGCAACAGACTGGACGATTCCTGTGGCACCTCCACAGAGGACTGGGGACCTTTCTTCCAAGTGTACACGATCTCGCTCATGGGGTAAGCATCTGCATGGGATGGGTGACAACGTTTgatcaaaataacaacaaccatctgaagatttcatttttttccattttgtttttttagatcaTTTGGGACACAAAGCACAAAAAAGACTTTGACACTCTGAAAGGGTTAactgacaaagagacaaatatgtTACTGGCTATGAAACCAGAGGTGATTATTTCAAACGTTAAATTACAATAACTAAAATAGATAAAGCaagtgaaagaaataaaacaagcaaCACTGAAAAATAGTTTAATACAACAAAGATTGCTGGGTTTTATCTTCAAAGTTTCCCAAAGGTAGTTGAGACGAGTAAAACTGACATAATAATTGGTGacttaacaaaaacaaactcacaaCTCCCGAACTTGAGCGGACAGGCATGGCCATCCATGGGGAAGTTCATCAGGCGCATGGGACACTCTGCATTTATGGTTAATCTGTCAGAATAGAGAAGAATTGAAATGAgtgtttcatatatatatatatataaaatagaaaatagaaaatagaaaatacaaatacaaatacaaaatagaaATGTCAAATAATTCAACTGAGCCTTTTgcaaggaaaaataaaaacacaattaaataaaaaaaaatataaaagaaaaagatcacTGAAGTTGTTCAGTGAGTATTTAAAGTAAAGTTAATCCATTTAAATCATCTAAATTTGGGCTGTCTGTAACTTAGAGGGATTACTGTTTTTCATGCTATATTGGAACGCAGCCGGAGTCATGTTTGTTTGAGTCGCTTTCCAAGCCTGTTTTTCAATATCAGATGGCACACATCTAGTTTTTTTTGGAATGGCACTctacgttttcttttttatgtctgtGCATATTCTTGGatgcttgttttgtttgatttgcCTTCCAGGCTTGCGCTCTATTCCGGTCTTGGCTTGGCTTGGAGCTCACCATCCAGCACTGTTACCTCATGGTGTAGAGGATAGTTCCGTTCTGCATGATGCGGAACAGCTTGTTGGGGGTGGTCATGTTGTGAGAGATCGACCTCTTGCCATTCCGGAAAAAGGTGTCCGGCGTCCAGATCTTGCTGACCATCAGGTTGTTGAGCCGCAGGATCTCGATAGGGCCCTCGAATTTCAGCCGCTCGTCAATCCAGGTCTGGCGGAAGAAGACGTCCATGGTGTATTCCTGGATGGACGTTGGAATGTGGGTTAAGGATTTATTTACAGCCacagctactactactaccagtCCCACTGCTGGTGCTGATTCTGCTCCTGCCGCTACTACGTCCTCCAGCCCACGGAGAGAGAGCGGCAGATGGGTTTGtgagccgttttttttttttaaagaccttTGATGTAGACCTTTGATTCTCTGTTTCTGGACCATTATTATTTTGCTGCCATTGCAAACAGAGTAAAAACAAaggttttttattaaaatattctaCTATGAAGACCTTCatcttttattgtttcttttttagggGAGTTTTAGACATACGGTCATCTTCTCGAAATTGATGATTTTTCTTCAACAGACACATAAATTACTTCAATGCAACTCAAACAGACCCACTAAAACATAGTTTGTAACATATTTGTTTGATCATATTATCTCCCATTAATAAAAAATCAAGTACGTTTGTTGTGTATTTGATGATGCAATCATTGAACACTGAAACAGTTTAATCCATCTGTAGCCAGCAGCAGATCTGTGATGACTTAAGATCAAAAGGACGGCCGTGCTGCTGCGAAGAGCCTTTTACATGCGTCTTTCTAGAGCTGCTACTAGTCTATCACATGGCAGTTCAAGTGGGCTTTAGATACAGTGAAAGCTAAAGCACTACTTCAGACCGACAGCGCTCAGCCTATCCCATGACACATAAAGAAAACCTCGTCCCAACATCAGCCACATATCTCtctcgtcctctctctctctctctccctccctgacgGGAGGATTGTCAACCAGATTAAAATCCTAAGCCGCACTAATGACGTCCTGCCCAAATGCTGGAATAATGAAGGCTAGGAGAGCCATGACGAGATGCTGCATTCACAGAGATACAGGGAAAACTGCACGTATTGTCTTTGGTATTCACACACGTGGGCTGACTTTGGTAATAAGTGACGAGAACTGATGCGTGTGTATGTGAATCAGCTTCAGCATGGTTTACATACCATCTCAACATCTGAAACAGGTCCAAAGCTGGTGACAAAGATGTCAGTTTTGACCTCTGTAACTGGACCTACAGCAGGAGGATAAGTAGTTGCTttgacacacacaataacaaaatatttgGTAGAGaccattttttaaacacagagcagtgaaaaaaaaagctatattctaatatatattcaaagagaaaatgaacactGGAAATCCAAAAGGAACATGCAATTGAGTTTAGCTGATTTGCAAACACTTTGCAGTTGTTAGTAGTGTTATACGTATTTACAAGAGATTAAACTGTACAATTGAACCTTTACAGCACGAATAGAGTATAAaaaatctgcacacacacacacacacacacacacacacagctcctggAGTAAAAGTTTATCTTCTGAGAAAAGACACATGATCCAATAAAGACAGACAATATCGAATAAAAGAGAACATGTCACGGTCATTAGCGTGCATACCTCCAAATCCAGGTCGCAGCCTGTTGTCGTAGCCATCCAGTAATCTATCCAATATGCGCGTGATGTTGTCCAAATAGATGCTGGTATCGCCGTTCTGATTTCCCCAAACACCGCTTACACTGTAACTAAAGTAGATATGCACGAATGAGATGCATTCTAACAGATTACTACACGATTGAAAATGCatctcacatgcacacaaatccACGGTACACCCGTGCGTAAAAGTCGGACAACACGCCGAGGAAAGAGTTGCCATACTCACCAAGACAGACATAAGCAAGTTAAAAGGAAAGCCATCCCTCGCAAACACCCCACAACTAGAAATCCCTGGTCAACTTTTAAAATCAGCATCTCCCATCATTTAAAAGCATGATTAAACGCGCGTCGGATCTTCTTTTAGTTGCGAACCGTGCGAGGATATATCGCGCCAGTCTGGCACGACTTGACTTCCCCTCCAGTGCGGTTGCGCCCGCCTCGGAATCGCTCAGTTAGACAAAACCTGAAGAGTTTTTGAGAGAGtgaagaggaaggggggggcggggggcattAACGGAGCTCTTAAAAAGACTCTTTACAAGACTCCCCCACGCTCCCAAAAGCAACTTGTATATTTAAAACATGCGTCTGtttgatggagatgatgacggttatttattcattaaataagGATGTTGAGTGGAGGCGATGgcgaggataaaaaaaacagaaaacagagcgGCTGCGTGGAGAAGTGCACTAATACTATCCGATCAATAGACGGCACGCCGGTGACCTTTTGAGTGCAGAaccattttaaaatgatatcaTTTTTGCGGCTGGCTTctttgtgtgcgcgcgtgtctgcgtgtggcgtgtgcgcgcgtgctcATGAGCGTGAGCGTGTGCGATGCTTGGCTATAGAAAGATGGCAAATTGCTACTAGGGGTAAAGCACGATGACCTGTGATTCATATAGTGGTTGAGTGGAGTAGGTGGTAGATGCATTTAGTGCAACTTCAAACTCACACTGTCCACAGAcggagcgcgcgcgcacacacacacacacacacacacacacacacacacacacagctattcCCACAACGCTGAGTTCATATCTTTGCAAAAACtaaattcattttcacattgacCCAGTAAAGTTGATCTCTCAGCAGCGGCTCACTCGGCAGCGTGCACAACCATGAAGTGGTTATGTCAAAGGTCACAATGAAGATGCCTCCCAAAAGGCTTTTGGGAGGCATCTTTCCGAGGGATTTCGTTGTTTGCCGACTAACGTTCCGATTTAAAGACATGCACTGCACACTGCGAGCCTTAACTTTCCCAGACTCTATAATTGAAAACATGGTTCCATCTCCACCAAATATGTTCACTAAATTGTGTCCCGATTGGTCAATAGGCAAGCATAGATTTATTCTCCTCAGCATT
This window harbors:
- the gabra6b gene encoding gamma-aminobutyric acid receptor subunit alpha-6; the protein is MLILKVDQGFLVVGCLRGMAFLLTCLCLSCYSVSGVWGNQNGDTSIYLDNITRILDRLLDGYDNRLRPGFGGPVTEVKTDIFVTSFGPVSDVEMEYTMDVFFRQTWIDERLKFEGPIEILRLNNLMVSKIWTPDTFFRNGKRSISHNMTTPNKLFRIMQNGTILYTMRLTINAECPMRLMNFPMDGHACPLKFGSYAYPMSEIVYTWKKGPQSSVEVPQESSSLLQYDLIGQTVSSERLKSNTGEYVIMTVHFHLQRKMGFFLIQTYIPCIMTVILAQVSFWINKESVPARTVFGITTVLTMTTLSISARHSLPKVSYATAMDWFIAVCFAFVFSALIEFAAVNYFSTLQANRELKKAAATKAAQEAAAAAQPAAATGIDGDVSSLDASSVLKKRMNSASLFDRPAKTFPNPPVNAQAFLQQGSAVPDNNVLTGTSIIDKYSRILFPLSFGAFNLVYWIVYLTKDTMEMSRDPV